A single region of the Mycobacterium lentiflavum genome encodes:
- a CDS encoding alpha/beta fold hydrolase encodes MPAVHHRYATVDGHRLFYREAGDPGKPALVLLHGFPTSSRMFRHLIPALADRYHVIATDHLGFGFSDAPAVTEFDYTFDALTDLTAGLLGSLGVDRYALYVQDYGAPIGWRLALRAPSAVTAIISQNGNGYDAGFVASFWKTVWAYQANPTTQTEAPIRQFLSLDATRWQYITGVADETLVDPECWHHDFALLSRPGNDLVQLKLLHDYATNVAMYPKVHEYFRASRVPLLAVWGRGDEIFGPAGAEAFTDDLPEAQIHLLDGGHFLLESALDEVVGLIREFMEARVPA; translated from the coding sequence ATGCCGGCTGTTCATCATCGTTACGCAACCGTCGACGGCCATCGGCTGTTCTACCGCGAGGCCGGGGACCCGGGTAAGCCGGCGTTGGTTCTCTTGCACGGGTTTCCGACCAGCTCCCGTATGTTTCGGCACCTAATTCCGGCGCTGGCCGACCGCTACCACGTGATCGCCACCGACCACCTGGGCTTCGGGTTCTCCGACGCCCCGGCCGTCACCGAGTTCGACTACACCTTCGATGCGCTGACCGACCTGACCGCGGGCCTGCTGGGCAGCCTCGGGGTCGATCGGTACGCCCTGTACGTGCAGGACTACGGCGCCCCGATCGGATGGCGGTTGGCGCTGCGTGCGCCGTCCGCCGTCACGGCGATCATCAGCCAGAACGGCAACGGCTACGACGCCGGCTTCGTGGCAAGCTTTTGGAAGACCGTGTGGGCCTACCAGGCCAACCCGACCACGCAGACCGAGGCTCCGATACGCCAATTTCTCAGTTTGGACGCGACCCGCTGGCAATACATCACCGGCGTGGCCGACGAGACGCTCGTCGACCCCGAGTGCTGGCATCACGACTTCGCGCTGCTATCCCGGCCCGGCAATGACCTGGTGCAGCTAAAACTGCTCCATGACTACGCCACCAACGTTGCGATGTACCCCAAAGTGCACGAATACTTTCGCGCCAGCCGGGTTCCGCTGCTCGCGGTGTGGGGCCGTGGCGACGAGATCTTCGGGCCCGCCGGCGCCGAAGCGTTCACCGACGACCTGCCCGAGGCGCAGATTCATCTGCTCGACGGCGGGCATTTCCTGCTGGAGTCCGCCCTCGACGAAGTCGTCGGGTTGATCCGCGAATTCATGGAGGCTCGCGTGCCCGCCTGA
- a CDS encoding haloacid dehalogenase type II, which yields MPTTPSVLIFDVNETLIDIDSLAPLFGELFGDQRVLREWFGQLVTYSMTATMADCYVDFFTLGRGVLHMLADSHGVQVTDADAGRLQEQMRTMPAHHDAAESLATLRDNGFRLVTLTNSPHRAGVTTPLDNAGLASLFDRQLSVESCRAFKPSPVVYRHACEALGVAPADCMMVAAHVWDLLGAQNVGLSSALVTRPGNSPLRAEGLPQPTLVVKDLHELASQLITKPS from the coding sequence ATGCCGACGACGCCGTCTGTCCTCATTTTCGACGTGAACGAAACGTTGATCGATATCGATTCTCTCGCACCGCTTTTCGGGGAGCTGTTCGGCGACCAGCGGGTGCTTCGTGAGTGGTTCGGCCAGCTCGTCACGTACTCGATGACCGCCACGATGGCCGATTGCTATGTCGACTTCTTCACCCTCGGTCGCGGTGTACTGCACATGCTGGCCGACAGCCACGGGGTGCAGGTCACCGACGCGGACGCGGGTCGCCTGCAAGAGCAGATGCGCACCATGCCGGCGCACCACGACGCCGCAGAATCGTTGGCTACGCTGCGCGACAACGGTTTTCGATTGGTGACGCTGACGAACTCACCGCACCGGGCCGGCGTCACCACGCCGCTGGACAATGCCGGGCTGGCATCCCTTTTCGATCGACAGCTCAGCGTGGAATCGTGTCGCGCCTTCAAGCCATCGCCGGTGGTCTACCGGCACGCCTGCGAGGCACTCGGTGTGGCACCCGCGGATTGCATGATGGTGGCCGCCCACGTATGGGATCTGCTCGGCGCGCAGAATGTGGGCTTGAGCTCCGCGCTCGTCACCCGCCCGGGCAATTCCCCGCTGCGGGCCGAGGGGCTGCCGCAGCCGACGCTCGTGGTCAAGGATCTGCACGAGCTTGCCAGCCAACTCATCACGAAGCCGAGCTGA
- a CDS encoding zinc-binding dehydrogenase, whose product MTTTSNATALPTAPAVVREQPGGDTMRAIILTGFGGLDRLVHTEIPKPLPKAGEVVIRVNAFGINHAEIHMRRGEWAEAAEVSGIECVGIVDSCPGGEFPVGAKVAALMGGLGRTINGSYAEYTRVRAANVSLMDSDLPWSQLAALPETYATSWTCLFRNLKLTAGQTLVVRGATSALGQAALKMAVITGANIIATARSEKRFALLEQLGAARVELERPDLAAHIAEAKHIDAVLDLVGNSTILDSLDMLRVGGTACLAGWLGGLAPIADFNPLARMASGVSFSFFASPVFGNPGFEVSDIPLGDIARDIAEGKLDAKPARVFSFDEIREAHRVAESGEAGGKIVVVLD is encoded by the coding sequence ATGACCACCACAAGCAATGCGACCGCACTGCCGACCGCTCCGGCAGTGGTACGCGAGCAACCCGGCGGTGACACGATGCGGGCGATCATCCTCACCGGGTTTGGGGGTCTGGACCGCCTGGTCCACACCGAGATCCCCAAACCACTGCCGAAGGCCGGCGAGGTGGTCATCCGAGTCAACGCGTTCGGTATCAACCACGCCGAAATACACATGCGCCGAGGAGAATGGGCCGAAGCGGCCGAAGTCAGCGGCATCGAATGCGTGGGCATCGTCGACTCGTGCCCGGGCGGCGAATTTCCGGTCGGCGCCAAGGTAGCCGCACTGATGGGTGGCCTGGGTCGAACAATCAACGGAAGCTACGCGGAGTACACCCGGGTACGCGCGGCGAACGTCTCCCTGATGGATTCCGACCTGCCCTGGTCACAACTGGCCGCCTTGCCGGAAACGTATGCGACGTCGTGGACTTGCCTGTTTCGCAATCTCAAGTTGACAGCCGGGCAGACACTGGTGGTCAGGGGCGCGACGTCGGCGTTGGGCCAGGCCGCTTTGAAGATGGCAGTCATCACCGGAGCCAACATCATTGCCACCGCGCGCAGCGAGAAGCGCTTTGCCCTGCTGGAGCAACTCGGCGCCGCTCGCGTCGAGTTGGAACGGCCCGACCTTGCGGCTCACATCGCCGAGGCCAAACACATCGACGCGGTGCTCGATCTGGTCGGCAACAGCACCATCCTCGATTCCCTGGACATGCTGCGCGTGGGCGGCACCGCTTGCCTCGCCGGATGGCTGGGCGGACTCGCGCCCATTGCAGACTTCAACCCGTTGGCCCGCATGGCCAGCGGCGTGAGCTTCAGCTTCTTCGCCAGTCCGGTCTTCGGAAACCCGGGTTTCGAGGTGTCCGACATACCGCTGGGTGACATCGCAAGGGATATCGCCGAGGGCAAACTCGACGCCAAGCCCGCGCGCGTCTTCTCTTTCGACGAAATTCGCGAGGCTCACCGAGTGGCCGAATCCGGGGAAGCCGGCGGAAAGATCGTCGTGGTGCTGGACTAG
- a CDS encoding Dyp-type peroxidase has translation MAVRYRPVHARVGRVPTVQSQPILAPLTPAAIFLVVTIDAGGEATVHDALPDISGLVRAIGFRDPTKRLSVVTSIGSDAWDRLFGGPPLATKPAALHPFIELSGPRHTAPATAGDLLFHIRAETMDVCFELAGRILKSMAGTVTVVDEVHGFKFFDNRDLLGFVDGTENPDGAIAISASMIGDEDPEFAGSCYVHVQKYLHDMTAWESLSVTEQERVIGRTKLEDIELDDKPANSHVALNVIEDDDGNELKIIRHNMPFGEIGAGEFGTYYIGYSRTPEVTERMLRNMFIGDPPGNTDRILDFSTAVTGGLFFSPTVDFLDDPPPLPAPVETERPEPSTANDGALSIGSLKGTTQ, from the coding sequence ATGGCTGTTCGTTACCGCCCAGTTCACGCTAGGGTCGGCAGAGTGCCGACGGTTCAGTCCCAGCCCATCCTCGCTCCGTTGACGCCGGCCGCGATTTTTCTGGTGGTCACTATCGACGCCGGCGGCGAAGCGACCGTCCACGACGCGCTGCCCGACATCTCGGGGCTGGTGCGCGCCATCGGCTTTCGCGACCCGACCAAGCGCCTGTCGGTGGTCACCTCGATTGGCTCGGATGCCTGGGATCGGTTGTTCGGCGGGCCTCCCCTGGCAACAAAGCCCGCCGCCCTGCATCCGTTCATCGAGTTGAGCGGACCGCGGCACACCGCGCCTGCCACCGCCGGCGACCTGTTGTTTCACATTCGGGCCGAGACGATGGACGTGTGTTTCGAACTGGCCGGCCGCATTCTCAAATCGATGGCGGGCACGGTCACCGTCGTCGATGAAGTGCACGGTTTCAAATTCTTCGACAACCGCGACCTGCTGGGTTTTGTCGACGGCACCGAAAACCCCGACGGCGCAATTGCTATCAGCGCGAGCATGATTGGCGATGAGGACCCCGAATTCGCCGGCTCCTGCTATGTCCACGTGCAGAAGTACCTACACGACATGACGGCATGGGAATCGCTGTCGGTGACCGAACAGGAACGGGTGATCGGCCGGACCAAGCTGGAAGACATCGAACTTGACGACAAGCCGGCCAACTCGCATGTCGCGCTCAACGTCATTGAAGACGACGACGGCAATGAGCTGAAGATCATTCGGCACAACATGCCATTCGGCGAAATCGGCGCCGGCGAGTTCGGCACCTACTACATCGGTTATTCGCGCACACCCGAAGTCACCGAACGGATGCTGCGCAACATGTTCATCGGCGACCCGCCCGGCAACACCGACCGCATCCTGGACTTCTCCACCGCCGTCACCGGCGGGCTGTTCTTCTCCCCGACCGTCGACTTCCTCGACGATCCACCACCCCTTCCCGCTCCAGTCGAGACCGAGCGACCGGAACCATCCACGGCGAACGACGGTGCACTTTCAATCGGCAGCCTGAAAGGAACCACTCAATGA
- a CDS encoding TetR/AcrR family transcriptional regulator, giving the protein MAHPDVRDEQRLTAKGRATRDRIVQAAAQLIVTEGLSASNMENVREAASVSGSQLAHYFADKGALIRAVIRRQIGVVLDFHRQPTLGDLDSFDDFERWIDLNMRYLRRIGTSGGTPTYHALTAQLAKSDDATRATLAEGYWQWVDLIEAAIARMKDTKVLIPSANPRELALTIICAHQGGGTLAFTYRAAWPHADATRFAVNYLRMFAADPDERAPRPPRRPRGRRAKPRATT; this is encoded by the coding sequence ATGGCCCATCCCGATGTTCGAGACGAACAACGGTTGACCGCCAAGGGGCGTGCCACCCGCGACAGGATTGTGCAGGCCGCCGCGCAGCTCATCGTCACCGAAGGGCTCTCGGCCTCCAACATGGAGAACGTGCGCGAGGCCGCATCGGTCAGCGGCTCTCAGCTCGCGCACTATTTCGCCGACAAGGGCGCATTGATTCGCGCGGTGATCAGACGGCAGATCGGCGTCGTTCTGGACTTCCATCGCCAGCCCACGCTCGGCGACCTGGACTCGTTCGACGACTTCGAGCGGTGGATCGATCTGAACATGCGATACCTGCGACGCATCGGAACCTCCGGCGGCACACCGACCTACCATGCGCTGACCGCGCAGCTGGCCAAGTCCGACGACGCGACCCGCGCCACCTTGGCGGAGGGCTACTGGCAGTGGGTGGACTTGATCGAGGCCGCCATCGCGCGGATGAAAGACACCAAAGTCCTTATCCCGAGCGCCAATCCACGAGAGCTGGCGCTCACCATCATCTGCGCCCACCAGGGCGGCGGCACGTTGGCCTTCACTTATCGGGCGGCCTGGCCGCACGCCGATGCCACCCGGTTCGCGGTCAACTACCTGCGAATGTTTGCCGCCGATCCCGACGAACGTGCGCCCCGGCCCCCGCGACGTCCCCGCGGACGGCGTGCGAAGCCAAGGGCGACAACGTGA
- a CDS encoding family 1 encapsulin nanocompartment shell protein has product MKNNLYRELAPITDVAWAEIELEATRTFKRHIAGRRVVDVSEPGGPITAAVSTGRLEDVQAPTEGVVAHLRASKPLVRLRVPFTLSRDEIDNVERGSQDSDWDPVKAAAKKLAFVEDRAIFEGYPAASIDGIRNCSSNPALMLPDDPRAIPDIITQALSALRLAGVDGPYSVLLSADIYTKVSETTEHGYPILEHINRLVNGDIIWAPAIDGAFVLTTRGGDFDLQLGTDVSIGYTSHDADSVQLYLQETLTFLCYTAEASVALGT; this is encoded by the coding sequence ATGAAGAACAACCTTTACCGCGAACTAGCGCCGATCACCGACGTCGCCTGGGCCGAAATCGAATTGGAAGCGACACGGACGTTCAAACGGCACATCGCGGGACGCCGGGTGGTCGACGTGAGCGAGCCCGGCGGTCCTATCACCGCCGCGGTGAGCACCGGACGCCTAGAGGACGTGCAGGCGCCCACCGAAGGCGTGGTAGCGCATCTGCGGGCCAGCAAACCGCTTGTCCGCCTGCGGGTTCCATTCACCTTGTCGCGCGACGAGATCGACAATGTCGAGCGCGGCTCGCAAGACTCCGACTGGGATCCGGTCAAAGCCGCCGCCAAGAAGCTGGCCTTCGTCGAGGACCGCGCCATCTTCGAGGGCTACCCCGCCGCATCGATCGACGGGATCCGCAACTGCAGCTCGAATCCCGCACTGATGCTGCCCGACGACCCGCGCGCGATTCCCGACATCATCACGCAGGCGTTGTCGGCGCTGCGGCTGGCCGGCGTCGACGGCCCGTATTCGGTTCTGCTGTCTGCCGACATCTACACCAAGGTCAGCGAGACCACCGAGCACGGCTATCCGATCCTCGAGCACATCAACCGGCTGGTGAACGGCGACATCATCTGGGCGCCTGCCATCGACGGCGCGTTCGTGCTGACCACCCGGGGCGGTGACTTCGATCTGCAGCTGGGCACCGACGTCTCCATCGGCTACACCAGTCACGACGCCGACTCCGTGCAGCTGTACCTGCAGGAGACCCTGACGTTCCTGTGCTACACCGCCGAGGCATCGGTAGCGCTGGGCACGTAA
- a CDS encoding TetR/AcrR family transcriptional regulator — translation MTEGKPRFTRKGQVTRARIVEAAARLMFQRGVANTSIDEVRSSAGVGGSQMSHYFRDKRDLTREVIAARRNDVIEFHTQPRLGGLDSIEALQAWADACVDDIDTVYRLGGCVYGSLAGELIEADDEVRDDLAHGYDQWLELFRTGIDAMRRRGDLRADADPRHLAVSLVIAHQGGAMLTHATGAAEPLRVAVNAAVNYVRSFEVDRRKRPSRKRKS, via the coding sequence GTGACTGAGGGCAAGCCGCGGTTCACCCGCAAGGGGCAGGTGACGCGGGCACGCATCGTCGAGGCCGCCGCCCGGCTGATGTTCCAGCGCGGCGTGGCCAACACCAGCATCGACGAGGTACGTAGCTCCGCCGGGGTGGGCGGGTCGCAGATGTCACATTACTTCCGGGACAAACGCGACCTGACCCGTGAGGTCATCGCGGCGCGCCGCAACGACGTCATCGAGTTTCATACCCAACCCCGACTCGGCGGGCTGGACAGCATCGAGGCGCTGCAGGCCTGGGCCGACGCCTGCGTCGACGACATCGACACCGTGTATCGGTTGGGCGGTTGCGTGTACGGGTCGCTGGCCGGCGAACTGATCGAGGCCGACGACGAAGTTCGCGACGACCTTGCGCACGGCTACGACCAATGGCTCGAACTGTTCCGCACCGGCATCGACGCGATGCGCCGGCGCGGCGATCTGCGCGCCGACGCCGATCCGCGGCATCTGGCCGTATCACTGGTCATCGCGCATCAAGGCGGCGCGATGCTCACCCACGCCACCGGTGCGGCCGAACCGCTGCGCGTCGCCGTCAATGCCGCCGTCAACTATGTGCGTTCTTTCGAAGTCGATCGCCGAAAGAGGCCGTCGCGCAAGCGCAAATCCTGA
- a CDS encoding M18 family aminopeptidase, translating to MSASAAGLCEFIDASPSPFHACAAAASRLLAAGYTELREADPWPAAPGRFFTVRAGSLVAWNTPGPDGAFRIVGAHTDSPNLRVKQHPDRVVAGWQVVALEPYGGAWLNSWLDRDLGISGRLSVRDGSGLDHRLVRIDDPILRVPQLAIHLAEDRKSVTLDPQRHVNAVWGSNAQGEARAFVDYVAERAGVAPADVLAADLMTHDLTPSTILGADSSLLSAPRLDNQASCYAGLEALLGAEPRGAVAVLVLFDHEEVGSSSDHGAQSNLLGTVLERIVLASGGSREDFLRRLPVSLLASADMAHATHPNYPERHEPGHLIEINGGPVLKVHPNLRYATDGRTAAAFALACRQAGVALQRYEHRADLPCGSTIGPLASAQTGIPTVDVGAAQLAMHSARELMGVHDVAAYSAALQAFFSPH from the coding sequence ATGTCGGCCAGCGCCGCAGGCCTCTGCGAATTCATCGACGCCTCTCCGTCCCCGTTCCATGCCTGCGCGGCGGCCGCGAGCCGGCTGCTCGCCGCCGGCTACACCGAACTCCGCGAGGCCGACCCCTGGCCCGCGGCGCCGGGGCGCTTCTTCACGGTCCGCGCCGGGTCGCTGGTCGCCTGGAACACACCCGGTCCCGACGGCGCGTTCCGGATCGTCGGTGCGCACACCGACAGCCCGAACCTGCGGGTCAAGCAACATCCGGACCGCGTCGTCGCTGGCTGGCAGGTGGTGGCGCTGGAGCCCTACGGCGGCGCGTGGCTCAACTCCTGGCTGGACCGCGATCTGGGGATCAGCGGCCGGTTGTCGGTGCGTGACGGCTCCGGGTTGGACCACCGGCTGGTGCGCATCGACGACCCGATCCTGCGGGTACCACAATTGGCCATCCACCTGGCCGAGGACCGCAAGTCGGTGACCCTGGACCCGCAGCGCCACGTCAACGCGGTCTGGGGCTCGAACGCACAAGGCGAAGCACGTGCGTTCGTGGACTACGTGGCCGAGCGCGCCGGGGTCGCACCGGCCGATGTGCTGGCCGCCGACCTGATGACGCACGACCTGACACCGTCGACGATCCTCGGCGCCGACTCGAGTCTGCTCAGCGCACCCCGGCTGGACAACCAGGCCAGTTGTTATGCGGGCTTGGAGGCGTTGCTGGGCGCCGAGCCGCGGGGCGCCGTGGCGGTGTTGGTGCTGTTCGACCACGAAGAGGTGGGGTCGTCGTCGGATCACGGTGCACAGTCCAACCTGCTGGGCACCGTGCTGGAGCGCATCGTGCTGGCGTCCGGCGGCAGCCGGGAAGACTTCCTGCGGCGGCTGCCGGTATCGCTGCTGGCATCGGCGGACATGGCGCATGCCACGCACCCGAACTACCCGGAGCGTCACGAGCCCGGCCACCTGATCGAGATCAACGGCGGACCGGTGCTCAAGGTGCATCCCAATCTGCGGTACGCCACCGACGGACGAACGGCGGCGGCGTTCGCGCTGGCCTGTCGGCAGGCCGGGGTGGCGTTGCAACGTTACGAGCATCGCGCCGACCTGCCGTGCGGTTCGACAATCGGTCCGCTGGCCTCGGCGCAAACCGGCATTCCCACCGTCGACGTCGGCGCGGCTCAGCTCGCGATGCACTCCGCACGCGAGCTGATGGGCGTGCACGACGTCGCCGCCTATTCCGCTGCGCTGCAAGCGTTTTTCTCGCCGCACTAG
- a CDS encoding MOSC domain-containing protein, giving the protein MGRLVSVNVGMPKNVQWRDKTVYTGIWKTPVEGPVMARRLNLDGDGQGDLGGHGGEQRAVMVYQTESYDFWKSYLERDDLVPGHFGENFTITGLSDFDVCIGDRYRIGDAEFEVTQPRVTCFRIGLRLDEPEMPNLLVAQHRPGFYFRVITEGHVQAGDDIVRTRRGRHELCVADVDALLYLPNKDADTLRKIVDVPALSPGWQQSFNDMLASEAQSAPAIGVEPGWDGFRPLRVTATHRESPAVLSIRLAADDGASLPPALPGQYLTVRIPGAGDPVPLRSYSLSGNPAAGDHYRISVKREEHGTASRWLHAHIEPGSVIEAAAPRGAFYLADDDRPVVLMSAGIGITPVLAMLHALAATRSARDIWWLHTNRNHETQAFATEVTRLIESLPHAHQQVFYTEVQGRLDQPAVEALGLPPDAAVYLCGPTQFMTDIREALTLAGLDTTRIHSELFGALPPINPGVVDVAPRTPPHPPAGPPGTGPSITFARSGLTANWSPDYGTILDFAEACDVPTRFSCRSGVCHTCETGVVAGTTKYGQVPLEPPPPGTVLVCTAVPDTDLVLDL; this is encoded by the coding sequence GTGGGCAGGCTTGTGTCGGTGAACGTGGGCATGCCCAAAAACGTGCAATGGCGCGACAAGACCGTCTACACCGGGATATGGAAGACGCCCGTCGAGGGACCGGTCATGGCGCGACGCCTCAACCTCGACGGCGACGGACAGGGCGATCTCGGCGGCCACGGCGGTGAGCAACGCGCGGTGATGGTCTACCAGACCGAGTCGTACGACTTCTGGAAAAGCTACCTCGAGCGCGACGATCTGGTGCCGGGACATTTCGGCGAAAACTTCACCATCACCGGTCTATCCGACTTCGACGTCTGCATCGGCGACCGCTACCGCATCGGCGACGCCGAATTCGAAGTTACCCAACCGCGGGTCACCTGCTTCCGGATCGGATTGCGTCTTGACGAGCCCGAGATGCCCAACCTCCTTGTCGCCCAACATCGTCCAGGGTTCTATTTCCGCGTGATCACCGAGGGCCACGTTCAAGCCGGCGACGACATCGTGCGGACCCGACGCGGTCGCCACGAGCTGTGCGTCGCCGATGTCGACGCGCTGTTATATCTGCCGAACAAAGATGCCGATACGCTTCGCAAGATCGTCGACGTCCCGGCACTGAGTCCGGGATGGCAGCAATCCTTCAACGACATGCTCGCCTCCGAGGCGCAGTCGGCTCCTGCCATCGGAGTTGAGCCGGGCTGGGACGGATTTCGGCCATTGCGGGTCACTGCAACACACCGCGAGAGTCCGGCGGTGCTGTCGATACGCCTTGCGGCCGACGATGGTGCCTCGCTGCCTCCGGCACTGCCGGGGCAATACCTCACGGTGCGGATTCCCGGCGCCGGCGATCCCGTACCGCTGCGCAGCTATTCGCTCTCGGGCAATCCCGCCGCGGGCGATCATTACCGCATCAGCGTCAAGCGTGAAGAACATGGCACGGCCAGTCGATGGTTGCATGCGCACATCGAACCCGGATCGGTCATCGAAGCCGCGGCACCGCGCGGCGCTTTCTACCTGGCCGACGACGACCGGCCGGTGGTCTTGATGTCGGCGGGAATCGGCATCACTCCGGTCTTGGCGATGCTGCACGCACTCGCGGCGACCCGCAGTGCCCGCGACATCTGGTGGCTGCACACCAACCGCAATCACGAGACTCAAGCATTTGCAACCGAAGTCACGAGACTGATCGAGTCGCTGCCGCACGCTCACCAGCAGGTGTTCTACACCGAGGTGCAGGGGCGGTTGGATCAGCCGGCCGTCGAGGCGCTAGGACTGCCGCCCGACGCCGCGGTGTATCTCTGCGGCCCAACCCAATTCATGACCGACATACGCGAGGCTCTGACTCTCGCGGGGCTCGACACGACGCGTATCCACAGTGAGCTCTTCGGTGCGCTGCCGCCGATCAATCCCGGCGTCGTCGACGTCGCCCCGCGCACCCCCCCACACCCACCGGCCGGGCCGCCGGGAACCGGGCCGTCAATTACCTTCGCGCGCAGCGGACTTACCGCCAACTGGTCGCCCGACTACGGCACCATCCTCGATTTCGCGGAGGCTTGTGACGTACCGACTCGCTTCTCTTGCCGAAGCGGTGTCTGCCATACCTGCGAGACGGGAGTCGTGGCCGGTACCACGAAATACGGACAAGTTCCGCTCGAGCCGCCGCCACCGGGAACGGTACTGGTCTGCACCGCGGTTCCGGACACCGACCTGGTGCTCGATCTATGA
- a CDS encoding dihydrolipoyl dehydrogenase family protein — protein MASDAEFDVVILGAGPIGQNAAERARAAGLQVAMVERELVGGECSYWACVPSKALLRPVLALADVRRVDGAREAVTGPIDPSGVFGRRNRYVTNWDDSAQADWVAGIGAALVRGHGRLSGARLVTVSKSSGDDVTLRARHAVVVCTGSRAALPELPGIVEARPWTNRQATDSSHVPGRLAVVGGGGVGVEMATAWRGLGASVTLLARGSGLLPRMEPFVGELIGRGLEDAGVDLRLGVSVRALRRSDPAGPVTLELDDNTELLVDEVLFATGRAPLTDDIGLDTVGLEPGSWLEVDDTCRVKAVSEDWLYAAGDVNYRALLTHQGKYQGRIAGAAIGARATGAPLDTKPWGTHASTADHFAVPQAFFTDPEAAAVGLTAEQAVQAGHRVRTVDIGIGEVVMGAKLHADGYRGRARMVVEEDQRYLLGATLVGPGATEMLHSATIAVAGQVPIARLWHAVPCFPTISELWLRFLEAYRDSDN, from the coding sequence ATGGCATCCGATGCAGAATTCGACGTGGTGATCCTTGGGGCCGGACCCATTGGGCAGAATGCCGCGGAGCGCGCCCGGGCCGCGGGCCTGCAGGTCGCGATGGTGGAGCGCGAACTCGTTGGAGGCGAATGTTCCTACTGGGCCTGCGTACCCAGCAAAGCATTGTTACGCCCGGTCCTGGCCCTGGCCGATGTCCGGCGCGTCGACGGTGCCCGCGAGGCGGTGACGGGGCCGATCGACCCGTCCGGTGTGTTCGGGCGACGCAACCGCTATGTGACCAACTGGGACGACAGCGCCCAGGCCGACTGGGTGGCCGGAATCGGTGCCGCACTGGTGCGCGGGCACGGCCGGTTGAGCGGGGCGCGACTAGTCACCGTGTCGAAGTCCAGCGGCGACGACGTCACGTTACGTGCTCGGCACGCGGTCGTGGTCTGTACCGGAAGCCGGGCCGCACTGCCCGAGCTTCCCGGCATCGTCGAGGCCCGGCCATGGACAAACCGTCAGGCGACGGACAGCAGCCACGTCCCGGGGCGCCTCGCGGTCGTCGGCGGCGGCGGAGTCGGGGTCGAGATGGCAACCGCGTGGCGTGGCTTGGGTGCCTCGGTGACGCTGTTGGCTCGGGGATCGGGACTGCTGCCGAGGATGGAACCCTTCGTGGGCGAGTTGATCGGCCGGGGACTGGAAGACGCGGGGGTGGATCTGCGCCTGGGTGTATCAGTGCGGGCACTTCGCCGGTCCGACCCGGCTGGACCGGTGACCCTCGAACTTGATGACAACACCGAATTGCTAGTCGACGAGGTGCTTTTCGCCACGGGCCGCGCACCGCTCACCGACGACATCGGCCTGGATACGGTGGGCCTCGAGCCGGGAAGCTGGCTCGAGGTCGACGACACCTGCAGAGTGAAAGCCGTCTCGGAAGACTGGCTCTACGCGGCGGGCGACGTCAACTATCGCGCATTGCTGACGCATCAGGGCAAGTACCAAGGACGCATCGCCGGCGCGGCGATCGGGGCCCGTGCCACGGGCGCACCGCTGGATACCAAGCCCTGGGGTACGCATGCCTCGACGGCCGATCATTTTGCAGTACCGCAAGCCTTCTTCACTGATCCCGAGGCGGCCGCCGTCGGCCTGACGGCTGAGCAGGCCGTGCAGGCCGGTCATCGGGTACGCACCGTCGACATCGGTATCGGTGAAGTCGTCATGGGTGCCAAACTTCACGCCGACGGCTACCGTGGCCGAGCGCGTATGGTGGTCGAGGAGGATCAGCGTTATTTGCTCGGGGCGACTTTGGTCGGTCCGGGTGCCACCGAAATGTTGCACTCTGCCACCATCGCCGTCGCCGGCCAGGTTCCTATCGCTCGGCTCTGGCACGCGGTGCCATGCTTTCCGACGATCAGCGAACTGTGGCTGAGATTCCTTGAGGCTTATCGGGATTCGGATAATTGA